From the Candidatus Zixiibacteriota bacterium genome, the window AAGCATTTCCAGTATCAGCCTGACGGATGGGATATGTTCAGAGACAATCCTGCCGGCGTGGCTGATTCAAATATTAGCCTGCGCAATATTAATGCTTTGATATGGTCGCGGAAATCAAAAGGGCAGATTTATGCCAGCCCTGTTATTAATGACGGTCTGGGAGTTATTCCTGCGCTCGACAGACGGATATACCTCTTTGATCCGGCGACAGGCGATGGAATCGGAAAGATAAAGATGAATTCGTCATCGTCATCATCCCCCGCACTTGCCGAGAATCTGCTGTACGTGGCTTCGGAGGCCGGTGACGGTCGACTGCGGTGCATAAACATCACAAGGGGAATGGAAGTCTGGGCGATGGAGCTGGGAGACGTCTCCGCGCCGATAATCCTTCACGACAGGACTCTGTTTATCGGAAATTACGGAGGTGACTTCTACTCAATCAATCGATTCACGGGTGACGTGAACTGGACGCACCGCACCGGCGGGCTGATACGGGGAGGTGCCGCTGTAGCTGATGGTCGAGTTTATGTTGGATCGACAGACGGCTACCTTTACTGCCTCGACATCGACAGCGGTGACGTCGCGTGGAAATTCCGTGCCGAGTCAGCCATCTTCACGACGCCAGCATTGTCCAATCTCTGTTTTGTGACAACATTCGATGGTCTGCTTTTCGCCTTGGATCCCGCCAGCGGTGACGAGGTATGGCGATTCCAGACTGAGGGGAATGTCTTCAGTTCGCCTGTTGCGGATGGAGAAGCTGTCTATTTCGGATCGAATGATGGTAATCTGTATTCATTGTCTTCACGTGATGGCTTCGTTCTTTGGAGATTTCGGACTGAGAGCATCGTTACTGCGACTCCTCTCGTCTCGTCCGATGCAGTAGTCATCGGGAGTAGCGACGCCAACGTGTACTTCATCGACAAGGGCACTGGCAGGGAGTTCTTCAGCTACACAACCAGCAGCCGCATAGAGTCTTCACCGGTCTATTATGATGGAATGGTCTTCATTGCCAGTGCCGACCGCCATCTCTACTGCTTCGGACAATCTGGCACTGCCATGTCCGCACGAATCGCGCCATAATGACATTATAATTGGTCATGTTGGCAGTTAGTCTGCCTGAATGGCATATTACTCTCCGGTCTAATGATCTTCCCTCATCCGTATAAACTGCTACATATCAATCACTTAGGGCATTTCTTGCACTTTTGGCACGCTTCCTGCCTTAACATCGATTGCAATGAATGAAGAGATTGACAGGTTAGCAGGTTTAAACAGATAGGTAGGAGGTATTGAAATGACATTGACAATTAGCAGACCAAGGCGCAGTTTTTTCCCGGTCCTCGATGAGATGGACAGGATGTTCGGCAAATGCATCAATAGTAATGCCGTCGTCTCGGGAAACGAATTCGGATGGGTTCCGCCGGTCGACATTATCGAGCGCAAAGATAGCATCGTAGTGAAGGCTGAGGCTCCCGGTCTCGAAAAGGACAGTTTCAAGGTTCTGGTAGAGGATGGCGTCCTGACAGTGAGTGGTGAGAAGAAGGTCGAAATCGTTGAGAATGATAAGAACCAGAATTTCCATCGCTCCGAGAGAATCTACGGCTCGTTCTCGAGATCGTTCACACTTCCGAGCAATGTCGATCAGAAGAACGTGAGCGCCAAGTATCGCAACGGCGTGCTTGAGATAACGCTGCCGAAGAGCGAAGAGGCGAAGGCCAAAGAAATCGAAATTGATGTCAGCTAAGGTTTGGCACCAAACCCCTTGTGGGGTGTTTTACGAAGCGATACGCTGACCGAGGAACCCGCCCCACAAACCGGGCGGGTTCTGTTTGAAGCAACTTAAGGTGAAGGAGATTGTCTATGAAGAATCAAGTACATGCTCTCAAAATCTGGTATGCTGCGGTTTTTTGGCAAGTTGGTCGTATCTAATATGAAACAATATAGGAGAATGAAACTATGGCAATATTGAATGCTAATTCAGATGAAGAATCAGTTATGCAGGGCAGTTATGAAGTGACAGTCGCCGGTGTTAACTTCAGTCGAGACTACTATAGCAATGGCAAGACTTGGGACAAATCTCTGGCGGACGGGTTCACAAATAATGAGCAAGCCGAAACGTATTCAGATAATAGTAATGATCTCGCTCCCTAT encodes:
- a CDS encoding Hsp20/alpha crystallin family protein, producing the protein MTLTISRPRRSFFPVLDEMDRMFGKCINSNAVVSGNEFGWVPPVDIIERKDSIVVKAEAPGLEKDSFKVLVEDGVLTVSGEKKVEIVENDKNQNFHRSERIYGSFSRSFTLPSNVDQKNVSAKYRNGVLEITLPKSEEAKAKEIEIDVS
- a CDS encoding PQQ-binding-like beta-propeller repeat protein, which gives rise to MIWRRILIYALLFVAVACFLACSSGIKAVKHFQYQPDGWDMFRDNPAGVADSNISLRNINALIWSRKSKGQIYASPVINDGLGVIPALDRRIYLFDPATGDGIGKIKMNSSSSSSPALAENLLYVASEAGDGRLRCINITRGMEVWAMELGDVSAPIILHDRTLFIGNYGGDFYSINRFTGDVNWTHRTGGLIRGGAAVADGRVYVGSTDGYLYCLDIDSGDVAWKFRAESAIFTTPALSNLCFVTTFDGLLFALDPASGDEVWRFQTEGNVFSSPVADGEAVYFGSNDGNLYSLSSRDGFVLWRFRTESIVTATPLVSSDAVVIGSSDANVYFIDKGTGREFFSYTTSSRIESSPVYYDGMVFIASADRHLYCFGQSGTAMSARIAP